In Sedimenticola thiotaurini, the following proteins share a genomic window:
- a CDS encoding CZB domain-containing protein, translating into MVGKVASAVTGFQQDLGKMGGGMQSYFEDLNKMTDSVFLSLAKLDHVLWKVNTYLSVNMNAPAFDFVDHHNCRLGKWFYEGEGKEFFSHSSYYQQIEEPHSVVHQGTKGVFELLGGEQRNYPALLQAFEVMEQNSHQVFEMLDRVEADVLDNPRR; encoded by the coding sequence ATGGTGGGCAAGGTGGCGAGCGCGGTCACTGGTTTTCAACAGGACCTGGGCAAGATGGGCGGCGGGATGCAGTCCTATTTTGAGGACCTCAACAAGATGACCGACAGTGTCTTCCTCAGTCTGGCCAAGCTGGATCATGTGCTCTGGAAGGTGAATACCTACCTCTCGGTCAATATGAATGCGCCGGCCTTCGATTTTGTCGATCATCATAACTGTCGTCTGGGCAAGTGGTTCTACGAAGGAGAGGGTAAGGAGTTTTTCTCCCACTCGAGTTACTATCAGCAGATCGAGGAGCCCCACTCGGTAGTACACCAGGGGACCAAAGGGGTATTCGAACTGCTGGGTGGCGAGCAGCGCAATTATCCTGCCCTGTTGCAGGCATTTGAGGTGATGGAGCAGAACAGCCACCAGGTATTCGAGATGCTGGACCGGGTCGAGGCGGATGTGTTGGACAATCCTCGCCGGTAA
- a CDS encoding DUF58 domain-containing protein, which produces MTPDRSLLWALSAVCLVALLAAFYPALQILWQVLFWMLLGVALLDALLALKEPPVTLSRSLRRAIPVGVWSKVALRLENSGPQPLRLWLHDHYPADFDSEAMPYRLEVPAGGFSQVTYRVRPRRRGDAKFAGCDLVGISPLGLWRRRHFYPLAEPVQVFPDFQEIGRYALLATDHRLSQMGVRRRQRRGQGNDFHQLRAYQAGDALRQIDWKASSRYRKLISREYQDERDQQVLFLLDCGRRMRHEESGRVHLDQALNALLLLAHVAAQQGDAVGLLTFGGVDRWLPPRKGDGVVRELLARTYDVSAGAGAADFLLAAKQLMALQQRRALVIVMTNTRDEDHADLAAAIQLLKRRHLVVVANLRESILDEVLERPVTDLDGALEFHAVNEYLESRRKSLERLRHQGVLMLDLQAPQLPVALVNGYLMIKAAGSL; this is translated from the coding sequence ATGACCCCTGATCGGTCGCTGCTCTGGGCCCTCTCTGCCGTCTGCCTGGTGGCATTGCTGGCGGCTTTCTATCCGGCCCTGCAGATACTCTGGCAGGTGCTGTTCTGGATGCTGCTGGGGGTGGCGCTGCTGGATGCCCTGCTGGCGTTGAAGGAGCCGCCGGTTACGCTCAGTCGCAGTCTGCGCCGCGCGATCCCGGTGGGCGTCTGGTCGAAGGTGGCATTGAGACTGGAAAATAGCGGACCTCAGCCGCTTCGGTTATGGCTGCATGATCACTATCCGGCCGACTTCGACAGCGAGGCCATGCCCTACCGGCTGGAGGTTCCGGCGGGTGGCTTCAGCCAGGTAACGTACCGGGTCCGGCCACGCCGACGCGGCGATGCTAAATTTGCCGGTTGCGACCTGGTCGGGATCTCACCACTGGGGCTATGGCGCCGGCGCCACTTCTACCCGCTGGCGGAACCGGTCCAGGTGTTTCCCGACTTCCAGGAGATCGGCCGTTATGCCCTGCTGGCTACCGATCACCGCCTCAGTCAGATGGGGGTGCGACGGCGCCAGCGGCGCGGCCAGGGCAACGACTTCCACCAGTTGCGGGCGTATCAGGCTGGCGACGCGCTGCGCCAGATCGACTGGAAAGCCAGCTCACGCTACCGAAAGCTCATCTCCAGGGAGTATCAGGATGAGCGGGATCAACAGGTGCTGTTCCTGCTGGATTGTGGGCGTCGCATGCGCCACGAGGAGTCCGGCCGGGTGCATCTGGATCAGGCCCTGAATGCCCTGTTGCTGCTGGCCCATGTGGCGGCCCAGCAGGGGGACGCGGTGGGTCTGCTCACCTTCGGGGGCGTGGATCGCTGGTTGCCGCCCCGCAAGGGCGATGGGGTGGTTCGGGAGCTGCTGGCACGCACTTATGATGTCAGCGCCGGAGCCGGGGCGGCGGATTTCCTGCTGGCGGCCAAACAGTTAATGGCGCTGCAACAGCGCCGGGCCCTGGTGATAGTGATGACCAACACCCGGGATGAAGACCATGCCGACCTGGCCGCGGCCATTCAGTTGCTGAAACGGCGTCACCTGGTGGTGGTGGCCAATCTGCGCGAATCCATACTGGATGAGGTGTTGGAACGGCCGGTGACGGATCTTGATGGGGCACTGGAGTTTCATGCGGTCAATGAGTACCTGGAGAGCCGACGCAAGAGCCTGGAGCGACTGCGGCACCAGGGCGTATTGATGCTGGACCTGCAGGCTCCCCAACTGCCGGTGGCCCTGGTGAATGGCTACCTGATGATCAAGGCAGCCGGTTCCCTCTGA
- a CDS encoding DUF4350 domain-containing protein, translated as MRNRLLWILFVLLLLLLVGWGVRWFFDNFERGTRDVVQGISPAARKNPLLAAERFLNRLDIATESISGRDQLLKPPAEPGLLLVYRLGSSLPAEREQALLDWVRGGGHLLVAPQQAWDEETETSGNSLLDRLGVQPVFQDSEGDESDLEASDSAPDEGAVPALVRFRMPGVSGPMAVAFNPQRQLFDRLGHAQWAVETAQGSHLLQYALGRGNVTVMSDLQPFSNGSIGEHDHALLLALLAGEQRRVWLLYSSAMPSLPVLLWRHASGLVVSLSTLVLLLLWWLTRRSGPLRSGEQPPRRNLMEHLAAVGRYLWRIDRAVGTFRQSQLALEQAWQRRHPVLGGLQQRGRCEWIAKYAGLSPRAVEQALYGDYQGEQEFIRVTITQQRLAAQLRLQKKQQEFGGEASG; from the coding sequence GTGCGCAATAGGTTGTTATGGATACTGTTCGTTCTGCTACTGCTGCTACTGGTCGGCTGGGGTGTACGGTGGTTTTTCGACAACTTTGAACGGGGTACTCGGGACGTGGTGCAGGGGATCTCCCCGGCGGCCAGGAAAAACCCGTTACTGGCGGCGGAGCGTTTTCTCAACCGGCTCGATATCGCCACCGAGAGTATCAGTGGCCGGGACCAACTGCTCAAGCCGCCCGCCGAGCCGGGACTGCTGCTGGTCTACCGTCTGGGGAGCAGTCTGCCGGCTGAGCGGGAGCAGGCGTTGCTGGACTGGGTCAGGGGAGGTGGCCATCTGCTGGTGGCGCCCCAGCAGGCTTGGGATGAAGAGACGGAAACCAGTGGCAACAGCCTGTTGGACAGACTCGGTGTTCAGCCGGTTTTCCAGGATAGCGAAGGGGATGAGTCTGATCTGGAAGCGTCGGATTCAGCCCCGGATGAAGGGGCTGTACCGGCCCTGGTACGCTTCCGGATGCCAGGGGTCAGCGGGCCCATGGCGGTCGCCTTCAATCCCCAGCGGCAGCTGTTTGACCGGCTGGGACATGCGCAGTGGGCGGTTGAGACGGCGCAGGGGAGTCACCTGCTGCAATACGCCCTCGGGCGCGGCAACGTAACGGTGATGAGTGATCTGCAGCCGTTCTCCAATGGCTCCATCGGTGAGCATGATCACGCCCTGCTGCTGGCCCTGCTGGCGGGAGAGCAGCGCCGCGTCTGGCTGCTCTACAGCAGCGCCATGCCGTCCCTGCCGGTGCTGCTGTGGCGGCACGCCTCCGGGTTGGTGGTATCGCTGTCGACGCTGGTCCTGTTATTGCTCTGGTGGCTGACCCGGCGCAGCGGGCCGCTGCGGTCGGGGGAACAGCCGCCCCGGCGTAACCTGATGGAACATCTGGCAGCCGTGGGTCGTTACCTGTGGCGCATTGATCGGGCGGTCGGGACTTTCCGCCAATCCCAACTGGCCCTGGAACAGGCGTGGCAGCGGCGCCATCCGGTGTTGGGAGGTCTGCAGCAGCGCGGGCGCTGTGAATGGATTGCCAAATATGCCGGCCTCTCGCCCAGGGCGGTGGAGCAGGCGCTATATGGTGACTATCAGGGCGAACAGGAGTTTATCCGGGTGACAATCACACAACAGCGACTGGCAGCCCAGTTGCGTCTTCAGAAAAAGCAGCAGGAATTCGGGGGAGAGGCGAGTGGATGA